Proteins encoded within one genomic window of Streptomyces kaniharaensis:
- a CDS encoding cupin domain-containing protein: MKLFRLDELDAERAANDGAYLRFLREPRMSAGLYALSPGDTDPQTAHDQDEIYQVISGRAELTVGGETATVGRGTVVYVPAGTPHRFHHITEELRVLVVFSPPED, from the coding sequence GTGAAGCTGTTCCGGCTGGACGAACTCGACGCCGAACGCGCGGCGAACGACGGCGCGTACCTGCGGTTCCTACGCGAACCGCGGATGTCCGCCGGGCTGTACGCGCTCTCCCCCGGGGACACCGACCCGCAGACCGCGCACGACCAGGACGAGATCTACCAGGTGATCAGCGGCCGGGCCGAACTCACCGTCGGCGGCGAGACCGCCACCGTCGGGCGCGGCACCGTCGTGTACGTCCCGGCCGGCACCCCGCACCGCTTCCACCACATCACCGAGGAGCTGCGGGTCCTGGTCGTGTTCTCCCCGCCCGAGGACTGA
- a CDS encoding phage holin family protein gives MKGFVIKTLINAVAIWVAAWIVTGIQLTDGNADWQRKALTVVAVALVFGVVNWLIKPVVKLFSFPLFILTLGLITFVINALMLWLTSWASGKLNLDFHVDGFVPALLGSLIISLVSWGLHLALDDD, from the coding sequence ATGAAGGGTTTCGTCATCAAAACGCTGATCAACGCGGTGGCCATCTGGGTCGCCGCCTGGATCGTCACCGGGATCCAGCTCACCGACGGCAATGCCGACTGGCAGCGCAAGGCGCTGACGGTGGTGGCCGTCGCGCTGGTCTTCGGCGTGGTCAACTGGCTGATCAAGCCGGTCGTCAAGCTGTTCTCGTTCCCGCTGTTCATCCTCACCCTGGGGCTGATCACCTTCGTGATCAACGCCCTGATGCTCTGGCTGACCTCCTGGGCCTCGGGGAAGCTGAACCTGGACTTCCACGTCGACGGCTTCGTGCCGGCGCTGCTGGGCTCGCTGATCATCAGCCTGGTCTCCTGGGGCCTGCACCTGGCCCTGGATGACGACTGA
- a CDS encoding NUDIX domain-containing protein, protein MGPDNRTPPPRPVVKRTARAILLELDPDNPYSPAGIVLIRRVRPGSPHPYWITPGGGVERGDRTVVDALHREVDEELGGKIVDVVPAFVDTISHTHHDDGTLLHPHGVKVQHFFVCRLASMDLSRRHGPEVDEPNGEYEVVRLPFTREGVTSVNLVPPRLRAYLAANIEGVRALLAPDLG, encoded by the coding sequence ATGGGCCCCGACAACCGAACCCCGCCACCCCGCCCGGTCGTGAAGCGCACCGCCCGGGCGATCCTGCTGGAGCTCGATCCGGACAACCCGTACAGCCCGGCCGGCATCGTGCTGATCCGCCGGGTCCGGCCCGGCTCGCCGCACCCGTACTGGATCACTCCCGGCGGCGGGGTGGAGCGCGGCGACCGCACGGTGGTGGACGCGCTGCACCGCGAGGTGGACGAGGAGCTCGGCGGCAAGATCGTCGACGTCGTGCCCGCCTTCGTCGACACCATCAGCCACACCCACCACGACGACGGCACGCTGCTCCACCCGCACGGGGTCAAGGTGCAGCACTTCTTCGTCTGCCGACTCGCCTCGATGGACCTCAGCCGGCGGCACGGGCCCGAGGTGGACGAGCCCAACGGCGAGTACGAGGTGGTCCGGCTGCCCTTCACGCGCGAGGGCGTCACGTCCGTCAACCTCGTCCCGCCGCGGCTGCGGGCGTACCTGGCGGCCAACATCGAGGGCGTCCGCGCCCTGCTCGCCCCTGACCTCGGTTAG
- a CDS encoding globin domain-containing protein, with translation MKSRRTLLVRTGHGSAGVASVPGLAPLPQLPPDRAAVVDGMPGRPPMPLDPPDLPPHAPADAPTTVLPPVPDLVAGPVCPAAPEPVRQAIPDPPAQPPAVPAPSFPEPAAPAAARAFRPLLTDAPGLNWSGPGDGWSHEWAMQTIAEHRPAPAPAVGVTAAEQPPTARDIELIRDSLAVVEPVADRATAHFYALIFLHHPEVRALFPAAMDVQRDRLFRALLAAARGADDPAALRAYLSALGRGHRRYGTLTGHYGPVGECLVQALARYAGSRWDAATELAWRRVYRLVSSIMIEAAEEAARTSPPWWHGEVVRHERRTRDVAVITVRPDQPYPFRAGQYASLETPWWPRVWRHLSFASAPRPDGLLTFHVKAVQAGWVSNALVHRAAPGDVLRLGPAAGTMTVDHGSPADLLCLGGGTGIAPIRAMVEELAEYGRAGRAVEVFYGARRAGELYDLDGLRELARRHPWLTVRPVVSGTGPAEGALTGELPEVVGGFGSWTGRDAVLSGPPAMVRRGVGVLLRCGVSPERIRHDLVGDLAAG, from the coding sequence GTGAAGTCCCGCAGAACTCTTCTGGTCCGCACCGGGCACGGCTCGGCGGGGGTCGCCTCCGTCCCGGGCCTGGCGCCGCTCCCACAGCTCCCCCCGGACCGGGCGGCAGTGGTGGACGGGATGCCCGGACGGCCGCCGATGCCACTGGACCCGCCGGACCTCCCGCCGCACGCGCCCGCGGACGCGCCGACGACCGTCCTCCCGCCGGTGCCGGACCTCGTGGCCGGGCCGGTGTGCCCGGCCGCCCCCGAGCCCGTGCGCCAGGCGATCCCCGACCCGCCGGCCCAGCCTCCGGCCGTCCCCGCGCCGAGCTTCCCGGAGCCCGCGGCCCCGGCCGCCGCCCGGGCGTTCAGGCCGCTGCTCACCGACGCCCCCGGCCTCAACTGGTCCGGTCCCGGGGACGGTTGGAGCCACGAGTGGGCGATGCAGACCATCGCCGAACACCGCCCGGCACCGGCTCCCGCAGTCGGCGTCACGGCCGCCGAACAGCCGCCCACCGCACGGGACATCGAGCTGATCCGGGACAGCCTGGCCGTCGTCGAACCGGTCGCCGACCGGGCCACCGCGCACTTCTACGCGCTGATCTTCCTGCACCACCCCGAGGTCCGGGCGCTCTTCCCGGCCGCCATGGACGTCCAGCGCGACCGCCTCTTCCGCGCCCTGCTGGCCGCCGCCCGCGGCGCCGACGACCCGGCCGCGCTGCGCGCCTACCTGAGCGCCCTCGGCCGCGGCCACCGCCGGTACGGCACGCTGACCGGCCACTACGGTCCGGTGGGGGAGTGCCTGGTGCAGGCACTGGCCCGGTACGCGGGCAGTCGCTGGGACGCCGCCACCGAGCTGGCCTGGCGCCGGGTCTACCGGCTGGTCTCCTCGATCATGATCGAGGCCGCCGAGGAGGCCGCCCGCACCTCGCCGCCCTGGTGGCACGGCGAGGTGGTCCGGCACGAGCGCCGCACCCGGGACGTCGCCGTGATCACCGTCCGCCCGGACCAGCCGTACCCGTTCCGGGCCGGGCAGTACGCCAGCCTGGAGACGCCCTGGTGGCCGCGGGTCTGGCGGCACCTCTCGTTCGCCTCGGCGCCCCGCCCGGACGGGCTGCTGACCTTCCACGTCAAGGCCGTCCAGGCGGGCTGGGTGAGCAACGCGCTGGTGCACCGGGCCGCGCCCGGGGACGTCCTGCGGCTGGGCCCGGCGGCCGGGACGATGACCGTCGACCACGGCTCCCCGGCGGACCTGCTCTGCCTCGGCGGCGGCACCGGGATCGCGCCGATCCGCGCGATGGTCGAGGAGCTCGCCGAGTACGGCCGGGCCGGCCGCGCCGTCGAGGTGTTCTACGGGGCCCGCCGGGCCGGCGAGCTGTACGACCTGGACGGGCTGCGCGAGCTGGCCCGGCGGCACCCGTGGCTCACCGTGCGGCCGGTGGTCTCCGGCACCGGCCCGGCCGAGGGCGCGCTGACCGGCGAACTGCCCGAGGTGGTGGGCGGGTTCGGCTCGTGGACCGGCCGGGACGCCGTGCTCAGCGGGCCCCCCGCGATGGTCCGCCGGGGGGTCGGGGTGCTGCTGCGCTGCGGGGTGTCGCCGGAGCGGATCCGGCACGACCTGGTGGGCGACCTCGCCGCCGGCTAA
- a CDS encoding dihydrolipoamide acetyltransferase family protein — MPVVREFTLPDLGEGLTGAEVVRWMVEVGEVIAVDQPVVEVETAKAVVEVPCPYGGVVTARYGEPGEEIAVGAPLVTVAVAGLEGPADTPAEPAGPAAEVERPLVGYGVAEPARGGRRRRVGAVAAAPAAVAVAPAAPAPAPAAPAPVASALAAPVVVPVISPLVRRLAREQGVDLAALTGSGPDGLIMRADVERAVAAKVSAPAAPTAAPVAQESVIPLRGLRKAVAEKLSRSHREIPAATCWVDADATELMALRRQLNATPGPKVSVLALLARICTVALARFPELNSSVTEDGSGIVRHSAVHLGFAAQGERGLVVPVVRDAHARTTEQLGEELARLTEAARNGSLTPAELTGGTFTLNNYGVFGVDGSTPILNHPEAAMLGVGRIVAKPWVHEGQLAVREVTQLSFTFDHRVCDGGTAGGFLRFVADCVEQPGMLLRQL, encoded by the coding sequence ATGCCCGTCGTGCGCGAGTTCACCCTGCCCGACCTCGGTGAGGGGCTCACCGGGGCGGAGGTGGTGCGCTGGATGGTCGAGGTCGGCGAGGTCATCGCCGTCGACCAGCCGGTGGTGGAGGTGGAGACCGCCAAGGCCGTGGTGGAGGTGCCCTGTCCGTACGGCGGGGTGGTCACCGCGCGGTACGGCGAGCCGGGCGAGGAGATCGCCGTCGGCGCGCCGCTGGTCACGGTCGCCGTGGCCGGGCTGGAAGGTCCGGCGGACACGCCCGCCGAGCCGGCTGGGCCCGCCGCGGAGGTGGAGCGGCCGCTGGTCGGGTACGGGGTCGCGGAGCCCGCGAGGGGCGGGCGGCGGCGCCGGGTGGGCGCGGTTGCTGCCGCTCCGGCCGCGGTGGCCGTGGCTCCCGCAGCCCCTGCCCCTGCCCCTGCTGCTCCGGCCCCCGTAGCTTCCGCGCTCGCTGCGCCCGTCGTCGTGCCGGTGATCTCGCCGCTGGTGCGGCGGCTGGCCCGGGAGCAGGGGGTCGACCTGGCCGCGCTCACCGGCAGCGGGCCGGACGGGCTGATCATGCGTGCGGACGTCGAACGGGCGGTCGCGGCGAAGGTCTCCGCGCCCGCCGCCCCGACCGCCGCGCCGGTCGCGCAGGAGAGCGTCATCCCGCTGCGCGGGCTGCGCAAGGCGGTGGCCGAGAAGCTGAGCCGCAGCCACCGGGAGATCCCCGCCGCGACCTGCTGGGTGGACGCCGACGCCACCGAACTGATGGCGCTGAGGCGGCAGTTGAACGCCACACCGGGCCCGAAGGTGAGCGTGCTGGCGCTGCTCGCCCGGATCTGCACGGTCGCGCTGGCGCGCTTCCCGGAGCTCAACTCCAGTGTGACGGAGGACGGTTCCGGCATCGTCCGGCACTCGGCGGTGCACCTGGGCTTCGCCGCGCAGGGCGAGCGCGGGCTGGTCGTCCCGGTGGTGCGGGACGCCCACGCGCGGACCACCGAGCAACTCGGCGAGGAGCTGGCCAGGTTGACCGAGGCGGCCCGCAACGGGTCGCTCACCCCGGCCGAACTGACCGGCGGCACCTTCACGTTGAACAACTACGGCGTGTTCGGCGTGGACGGCTCCACCCCGATCCTCAACCACCCCGAGGCGGCGATGCTCGGCGTCGGCCGGATCGTCGCCAAACCCTGGGTCCACGAGGGGCAGTTGGCGGTGCGCGAGGTGACGCAGCTGTCGTTCACCTTCGACCACCGGGTCTGCGATGGCGGGACGGCGGGCGGGTTCCTGCGGTTCGTCGCGGACTGCGTCGAGCAGCCGGGGATGCTGTTGCGGCAGCTCTGA
- a CDS encoding alpha-ketoacid dehydrogenase subunit beta gives MAQALNSALRDAMREDPTVHVLGEDVGALGGVFRITDGLTAEFGPDRCLDTPLAEAGILGTAIGMAMYGLRPVVEMQFDAFAYPALEQLFSHVAKMRNRTAGKLPLPITVRIPYGGGIGGVEHHSDASEAYYTSTPGLHVVTPATVADAYGLLRASIASDDPVVFLEPKRLYWGKAEFDPAAPVEPIGRAVLRRTGTSAVLITYGPSLPVCLEAAEAAKAEGWDLAVLDLRTLVPFDDETVCRVVRSVGRAVVVHEASGFGGTGAEIAARVTERCFHHLAAPVVRVTGFDIPYPPPMLEHHHLPGVDRILDAVARLQWED, from the coding sequence ATGGCGCAGGCGCTCAACTCCGCCCTGCGGGACGCCATGCGCGAGGACCCCACCGTCCACGTGCTCGGCGAGGACGTCGGCGCGCTCGGCGGCGTCTTCCGGATCACCGACGGCCTGACCGCCGAGTTCGGCCCGGACCGCTGCCTGGACACCCCGCTCGCCGAGGCCGGCATCCTCGGCACCGCGATCGGCATGGCGATGTACGGGCTGCGCCCCGTGGTCGAGATGCAGTTCGACGCCTTCGCCTACCCGGCGCTGGAGCAGCTTTTCTCGCACGTCGCGAAGATGCGCAACCGCACCGCAGGGAAGCTCCCGCTGCCGATCACCGTCCGCATCCCGTACGGCGGCGGCATCGGCGGCGTCGAGCACCACAGCGACGCCTCCGAGGCGTACTACACCAGCACGCCCGGCCTGCACGTGGTCACCCCCGCGACGGTGGCCGACGCGTACGGGCTGCTCCGCGCCTCGATCGCCTCCGACGACCCGGTGGTCTTCCTGGAGCCCAAGCGGCTGTACTGGGGCAAGGCCGAGTTCGACCCGGCGGCGCCGGTCGAGCCGATCGGCCGGGCCGTCCTGCGGCGCACCGGCACCTCGGCCGTGCTGATCACCTACGGACCCTCGCTGCCGGTCTGCCTGGAGGCGGCCGAGGCGGCGAAGGCCGAGGGCTGGGACCTCGCGGTACTGGACCTGCGCACCCTGGTGCCGTTCGACGACGAGACGGTCTGCCGGGTGGTCCGCTCGGTCGGCCGGGCCGTGGTGGTGCACGAGGCGAGCGGCTTCGGCGGCACCGGCGCGGAGATCGCCGCCCGGGTCACCGAGCGCTGCTTCCACCACCTGGCCGCGCCCGTGGTGCGGGTGACCGGCTTCGACATCCCGTACCCGCCGCCGATGCTGGAGCACCACCACCTCCCCGGGGTGGACCGGATCCTGGACGCGGTCGCCCGGCTGCAGTGGGAGGACTGA
- the pdhA gene encoding pyruvate dehydrogenase (acetyl-transferring) E1 component subunit alpha, with translation MTVLDHRHHTAVPGWLPGATAPRADPAPLLPDVSPVRVLGTPALEKHDPALLRELYRRLVVGRRYNQQATTLTKQGRLAVYPASTGQEACQVAAALALGEQDWLFPSYRDTLAVVSRGVDPLEALTLLRGNAHTGYDPRAARTAPLCTPLATQAPHAVGLAHAARLSGEPVVALAMLGDGGTSEGDFHEALNFAAVLQAPVVFLVQNNGYAISVPLTAQSAAPSLAHKAVGYGMPGRLVDGNDAPAVHSVLAEAVERARTGGGPTLVEALTYRIEAHTNADDATRYRTEGEVTAWREHDPILLMDRALRELGILDDALVQEAADEAEALAARMRAEFHADAELDPMALFAHVFAEPTPQLREQAAQLSAELAAEAEVQH, from the coding sequence ATGACCGTTCTCGACCACAGACACCACACAGCGGTGCCCGGCTGGCTGCCCGGGGCCACCGCCCCCCGCGCCGACCCGGCCCCGCTCCTCCCGGACGTCTCCCCCGTCCGCGTGCTCGGCACCCCCGCGCTGGAGAAGCACGACCCCGCACTGCTGCGCGAGCTGTACCGCCGCCTGGTGGTCGGCCGCCGCTACAACCAGCAGGCCACCACCCTCACCAAGCAGGGCCGGCTCGCCGTCTACCCGGCGTCCACCGGCCAGGAGGCCTGCCAGGTCGCCGCCGCGCTCGCGCTCGGCGAGCAGGACTGGCTGTTCCCCAGCTACCGCGACACCCTCGCGGTGGTCTCCCGCGGCGTCGACCCGCTGGAGGCGCTGACCCTGCTGCGCGGCAACGCCCACACCGGCTACGACCCGCGCGCCGCCCGCACCGCCCCGCTCTGCACCCCGCTCGCCACCCAGGCCCCGCACGCCGTCGGGCTGGCGCACGCCGCCCGGCTGAGCGGCGAGCCGGTGGTCGCGCTCGCCATGCTCGGCGACGGCGGCACCAGCGAGGGCGACTTCCACGAGGCGCTGAACTTCGCCGCGGTGCTCCAAGCGCCGGTCGTCTTCCTGGTGCAGAACAACGGCTACGCGATCTCCGTCCCGCTCACCGCGCAGTCCGCCGCACCGAGCCTGGCCCACAAGGCCGTCGGCTACGGCATGCCGGGCCGCCTGGTGGACGGCAACGACGCACCGGCCGTGCACAGTGTGCTGGCCGAGGCGGTCGAGCGGGCCCGCACCGGCGGCGGCCCGACCCTGGTCGAGGCGCTGACCTACCGGATCGAGGCGCACACCAACGCCGACGACGCCACCCGCTACCGCACCGAGGGCGAGGTCACCGCCTGGCGGGAGCACGACCCGATCCTGCTGATGGACCGCGCGCTGCGCGAACTCGGCATCCTGGACGACGCCCTCGTCCAGGAGGCGGCCGACGAGGCGGAGGCACTGGCGGCCCGGATGCGGGCCGAGTTCCACGCCGACGCCGAGCTGGACCCGATGGCGCTGTTCGCCCACGTCTTCGCCGAGCCGACCCCGCAACTGCGGGAGCAGGCCGCCCAGTTGTCCGCCGAGCTGGCCGCCGAGGCCGAGGTGCAGCACTGA
- a CDS encoding Lrp/AsnC family transcriptional regulator, which yields MSRLDRVDRSILRLLQQDGRASIRSVAERVHVSRANAYARISRMVEDGVIRGFTARVDHERAGQGASAYITLKIVQNSWRTVREQLLGLPGVAHIALVGGDFDVLLLVHTADNHALRELVLNRIQSIPQVLGTRTMLVFEETDQVPPD from the coding sequence ATGTCCAGACTCGACCGCGTCGACCGGTCGATCCTGCGGCTGCTGCAGCAGGACGGCCGCGCCTCGATCCGCTCGGTGGCCGAGCGGGTGCACGTGTCCCGGGCCAACGCCTACGCCCGGATCTCCAGGATGGTCGAGGACGGCGTCATCCGCGGCTTCACCGCTCGCGTCGACCACGAACGGGCAGGTCAGGGCGCGTCCGCGTACATCACCCTGAAGATCGTCCAGAACTCCTGGCGCACGGTCCGGGAGCAGCTGCTGGGGCTCCCCGGGGTCGCCCACATCGCACTCGTCGGCGGCGACTTCGACGTCCTGCTGCTGGTGCACACCGCCGACAACCACGCCCTGCGGGAGCTGGTGCTCAACCGCATCCAGTCCATCCCACAGGTGCTCGGTACACGAACCATGCTGGTGTTCGAGGAGACCGACCAGGTCCCGCCGGACTGA
- a CDS encoding TetR/AcrR family transcriptional regulator: MADHTTRPAYTVESLLAVTVDVFNERGYDGTSMEDLSRAAGISKSSIYHHVRGKEELLKLAVGRALDGLFAILAEPAAVEGPAVARLEHVVRRTAEVLLEELPYVTLLLRVRGNTATEQWALERRRDFDHQVAELLRAAVADGSLRADVEPRLATRLLFGMINSIVEWYRPGLKAADGVADAVVHLAFDGLRAR; the protein is encoded by the coding sequence ATGGCCGATCACACCACGCGCCCCGCCTACACCGTTGAGTCACTGCTCGCGGTGACCGTCGACGTGTTCAACGAGCGCGGGTACGACGGCACCTCGATGGAGGACCTGTCCCGGGCCGCCGGGATCTCCAAGTCGTCCATCTACCACCACGTGCGCGGCAAGGAGGAGCTGCTGAAGCTGGCCGTCGGGCGGGCGCTGGACGGGCTGTTCGCGATCCTGGCCGAGCCGGCGGCGGTCGAGGGCCCGGCCGTGGCGCGGCTGGAGCACGTGGTGCGGCGGACCGCCGAGGTGCTGCTGGAGGAGCTGCCGTACGTCACCCTGCTGCTGCGGGTGCGCGGCAACACGGCCACCGAGCAGTGGGCGCTGGAGCGGCGGCGGGACTTCGACCACCAGGTCGCCGAGCTGCTGCGGGCAGCCGTCGCGGACGGCTCGCTGCGGGCGGACGTCGAGCCGCGGCTGGCCACGCGGCTGCTGTTCGGCATGATCAACTCGATCGTGGAGTGGTACCGGCCGGGCCTCAAGGCCGCGGACGGCGTCGCGGACGCGGTCGTCCACCTGGCCTTCGACGGGCTGCGCGCGCGGTAG
- a CDS encoding glycosyltransferase family 39 protein produces MNAIPAVADVPEQRSDEPGKVSGIGWQERARVLAVRFGPAVWCYAVLKLIGFTVFMKLLSFSGEYLRKPARFGGGANPWDVVASWDGWWYQQVAEFGYHPALVPVANGPIGFTVEQNSAAFFPLYPGLMRLTSDVTGLGLYGAGMLVSVLASLFAAAGIYAVVDRLAGPKAGVIAAGIWAIAPGSGAEWALYSDSTFVALAAWACYCVMTRQWIAAGVITLVAGLNRPTAAALIGAVGLAALVELYRRESGVVRPLTAMLLAPAGLLGYVGWVGWRMGEWGGYFRLQHDAWLHYFDWGQGTYYAIRGVLLGRNDYPFAFPVPDLFATLIVLTLPALIVLLIRLRPPLVLTAYTLATIVSVLGSLGIFGNVSRYLLPAFPLFIALAVAMRKLSWPVLAAVLGTAAMASGWYAGYVIFELGVP; encoded by the coding sequence ATGAACGCAATACCGGCAGTCGCCGACGTGCCCGAGCAGCGCAGCGACGAACCGGGGAAGGTGTCCGGCATCGGCTGGCAGGAGCGCGCCCGCGTCCTGGCGGTCCGGTTCGGCCCTGCCGTGTGGTGCTACGCGGTGCTCAAGCTGATCGGCTTCACGGTCTTCATGAAGCTGCTCTCGTTCTCCGGCGAGTACCTCAGGAAGCCCGCCCGCTTCGGCGGCGGCGCCAACCCCTGGGACGTCGTGGCCAGCTGGGACGGCTGGTGGTACCAGCAGGTGGCCGAGTTCGGCTACCACCCGGCGCTGGTGCCGGTCGCGAACGGCCCGATCGGGTTCACCGTCGAGCAGAACTCGGCCGCGTTCTTCCCGCTCTACCCGGGCCTGATGCGGCTGACCTCGGACGTCACCGGACTCGGCCTGTACGGCGCGGGAATGCTGGTCTCCGTGCTGGCCTCGCTGTTCGCCGCGGCCGGCATCTACGCCGTGGTGGACCGGCTGGCCGGCCCCAAGGCGGGCGTGATCGCGGCCGGGATCTGGGCGATCGCCCCGGGCTCCGGTGCCGAGTGGGCGCTCTACTCGGACTCGACCTTCGTCGCCCTGGCGGCCTGGGCCTGCTACTGCGTGATGACCAGGCAGTGGATCGCGGCCGGCGTGATCACCCTGGTCGCCGGCCTCAACCGGCCGACCGCGGCGGCGCTGATAGGCGCCGTCGGCCTGGCCGCGCTGGTCGAGCTGTACCGCCGGGAGAGCGGCGTCGTGCGCCCGCTGACCGCCATGCTGCTGGCCCCGGCGGGCCTGCTCGGCTACGTCGGCTGGGTGGGCTGGCGGATGGGCGAGTGGGGCGGCTACTTCCGGCTCCAGCACGACGCCTGGCTGCACTACTTCGACTGGGGCCAGGGCACCTACTACGCGATCCGCGGCGTGCTGCTGGGCCGCAACGACTACCCGTTCGCGTTCCCCGTCCCAGACCTCTTCGCCACCCTGATAGTGCTGACCCTGCCGGCGCTGATCGTGCTGCTGATCCGGCTGCGCCCGCCGCTGGTGCTGACCGCCTACACGCTCGCCACGATCGTCTCGGTGCTCGGCAGCCTGGGCATCTTCGGCAACGTCTCGCGCTATCTGCTGCCCGCGTTCCCGCTGTTCATCGCACTGGCGGTGGCGATGCGCAAGCTGAGCTGGCCGGTGCTGGCCGCCGTGCTGGGCACGGCCGCGATGGCCTCCGGCTGGTACGCCGGGTACGTCATATTCGAGCTCGGCGTGCCGTAG
- the paaN gene encoding phenylacetic acid degradation protein PaaN produces the protein MSAAVTHPLVSELVERHQATLDAALDAAAKRDYWSPYPEFPKAYGESGPADGKAAFDALLGKPFVLDGHPTDGDQVGGEASPYGIELGMTYPHAEPDALIAAMHAAQPGWAAATPLERAAVCLEILHRINARSHEFAQAVMHTTGQAYGMAFQAGGPHAQDRGLEAVAYAYAEQTRLPRQAGWTKPQGKRDPLVMTKEFTVVPRGLALLIGCNTFPTWNGYPGLFASLATGNPVLVKPHPRAMLPLALTVRIAREVLAEAGFDPNLVCLAAEHEGGTVAQTLAVRPEIKMIDYTGSTAFGDWLEEHARQAQVYTEKAGVNAVVIDSTDDYKGMLGNLAFSLSLYSGQMCTTPQNLLIPRGGIATDQGDKSYDQVVADLAAAIDGLLSDDARAAAILGAVVNPGVLQRSAAAAGGEYGELALAPRAVNSPEFPGATVRTPALIKLDADKPDDRAVFRSECFGPVSFAVAVESTPAAVELLRATVRDKGAMTASGYTTSPEVEALLVEAALDAGVSLSLNLTGGVYANQTAAFSDLHGTGANPAANSAYCDGAFVANRFRTVQIRRHS, from the coding sequence ATGTCCGCAGCGGTCACCCACCCCCTCGTCAGCGAGCTGGTCGAGCGCCACCAGGCCACCCTGGACGCCGCGCTCGACGCCGCCGCCAAGCGCGACTACTGGTCGCCCTACCCCGAGTTCCCGAAGGCGTACGGCGAGAGCGGCCCCGCGGACGGCAAGGCCGCCTTCGACGCCCTGCTCGGCAAGCCCTTCGTCCTCGACGGCCACCCCACCGACGGCGACCAGGTCGGCGGCGAGGCCTCCCCGTACGGCATCGAGCTGGGCATGACGTACCCGCACGCCGAGCCCGACGCGCTGATCGCCGCGATGCACGCCGCCCAGCCCGGGTGGGCCGCAGCCACCCCGCTGGAGCGCGCCGCCGTCTGCCTGGAGATCCTGCACCGGATCAACGCCCGGTCGCACGAGTTCGCCCAGGCCGTCATGCACACCACCGGCCAGGCCTACGGGATGGCCTTCCAGGCCGGCGGCCCGCACGCCCAGGACCGCGGCCTGGAGGCGGTCGCCTACGCGTACGCCGAGCAGACCCGGCTGCCCCGCCAGGCCGGCTGGACCAAGCCGCAGGGCAAGCGCGACCCGCTGGTGATGACCAAGGAGTTCACCGTCGTCCCGCGCGGCCTCGCGCTGCTGATCGGCTGCAACACCTTCCCCACCTGGAACGGCTACCCCGGCCTGTTCGCCTCGCTGGCCACCGGCAACCCGGTGCTGGTCAAGCCGCACCCGCGGGCCATGCTGCCGCTCGCGCTCACCGTCCGGATCGCCCGCGAGGTGCTCGCCGAGGCCGGCTTCGACCCCAACCTGGTCTGCCTGGCCGCCGAGCACGAGGGCGGCACCGTCGCCCAGACCCTCGCCGTCCGCCCCGAGATCAAGATGATCGACTACACCGGCTCGACCGCCTTCGGCGACTGGCTGGAGGAACACGCCAGGCAGGCGCAGGTCTACACCGAGAAGGCCGGCGTCAACGCCGTGGTCATCGACTCCACCGACGACTACAAGGGCATGCTGGGCAACCTGGCCTTCTCGCTCTCGCTCTACAGCGGCCAGATGTGCACCACCCCGCAGAACCTGCTGATCCCGCGCGGCGGCATCGCCACCGACCAGGGCGACAAGAGCTACGACCAGGTGGTCGCCGACCTCGCCGCCGCGATCGACGGCCTGCTCTCCGACGACGCCCGCGCCGCCGCCATCCTCGGCGCCGTGGTCAACCCCGGTGTGCTCCAGCGCTCGGCCGCCGCGGCCGGCGGCGAGTACGGCGAACTCGCCCTCGCCCCGCGCGCGGTGAACTCGCCCGAGTTCCCCGGCGCGACCGTCCGCACCCCGGCGCTGATCAAGCTGGACGCCGACAAGCCGGACGACCGCGCGGTCTTCCGCAGCGAGTGCTTCGGCCCGGTCTCGTTCGCCGTCGCCGTCGAATCCACGCCCGCCGCGGTCGAGTTGCTGCGCGCCACGGTCCGCGACAAGGGCGCGATGACGGCCTCCGGCTACACCACCTCGCCCGAGGTCGAGGCCCTGCTGGTCGAGGCCGCGCTCGACGCCGGCGTCTCGCTGTCGCTCAACCTGACCGGCGGGGTGTACGCCAACCAGACCGCCGCCTTCTCCGACCTGCACGGCACCGGCGCCAACCCGGCCGCCAACTCGGCCTACTGCGACGGCGCGTTCGTCGCCAACCGGTTCCGCACGGTGCAGATCCGCCGGCACAGCTGA